One genomic segment of Pongo abelii isolate AG06213 chromosome 13, NHGRI_mPonAbe1-v2.0_pri, whole genome shotgun sequence includes these proteins:
- the ENTR1 gene encoding endosome-associated-trafficking regulator 1 isoform X5, which produces MSGYPRRPGATPLSRARSLAIPDDFGCGKGKCSKQSPSGAHGTHFGDDRFEDLEEANPFSFKEFLKTKNLGLSKEDPASRIYAKEASRHLLGLDHNSPPSQTGGYGLEYQQPFFEDPTGAGDLLDEEEDEDTQWSGAYLPSAIEQTHPERVPAGTLPCSTYLSFFSTPSELAGRESLPSWALSDTDSRVSPASPAGSPSADFAAHGESLGDRHLRTLQISYEALKDENSKLRRKLNEVQSFSEAQTEMVRTLERKLEAKMIKEESDYHDLESVVQQVEQNLELMTKRAVKAENHVVKLKQEISLLQVQVSNFQRENEALRCGQGASLTVVKQNADVALQNLRVVMNSAQASIKQLVSGAETLNVVAEILKSIDRISEIKDEEEDS; this is translated from the exons ATGTCGGGCTACCCGCGCCGCCCGGGCGCCACCCCGCTGTCCCGAGCCCGGAGCCTCGCCATTCCCGACG ATTTTGGCTGTGGAAAGGGGAAATGTTCTAAGCAGAGCCCGTCAGGAGCCCACGGGACACATTTTGGAG ATGACAGATTTGAAGATCTTGAAGAAGCAAATCCATTCTCCTTTAAAGAGTTTCTGAAGACCAAGAACCTCGGCCTGTCAAAAGAGGATCCGGCCAGCAGAATTTATGCAAAG gaagccTCGAGGCATTTACTGGGACTTGACCACAACTCCCCACCCTCCCAAACCGGGGGGTATGGCCTGGAGTATCAGCAGCCATTTTTCGAGGACCCGACAGGGGCCGGTGACCTTCtggatgaggaggaggatgaggacaCCCAATGGAGTGGGGCCTACCTGCCGTCTGCCATCGAGCAGACTCACCCCGAGAGGGTCCCTGCCGGCACGTTGCCCTGCAGCacatacctttcttttttctccacccCGTCGGAGCTGGCAGGGCGTGAGTCTCTGCCCTCGTGGGCGTTGAGTGACACTGATTCTCGCGTGTCTCCGGCCTCTCCGGCAGGGAGTCCTAGCGCAGACTTTGCGGCTCATGGAGAGTCTCTGGGAGACAGGCACCTGCGGACACTGCAGATAAGTTACGAAGCA CTGAAAGATGAAAATTCTAAGCTGAGAAGAAAGCTGAATGAGGTTCAGAGCTTCTCTGAAGCTCAAACAGAAAT GGTGAGGACACTTGAGCGGAAATTAGAAGCAAAAATGATCAAGGAGGAAAGCGACTACCACGACCTGGAGTCGGTGGTTCAGCAGGTGGAGCAGAACCTGGAGCTGATGACC AAACGGGCTGTAAAGGCAGAAAACCACGTCGTGAAACTGAAACAGGAAATCAGTTTGCTCCAG GTGCAGGTCTCCAACTTCCAGCGAGAGAATGAAGCCCTGCGGTGCGGCCAGGGCGCCAGTCTTACCGTGGTGAAGCAGAACGCCGACGTGGCCTTGCAGAACCTCCGGGTGGTCATGAACAGCGCACAGGCTTCCATTAA GCAACTGGTTTCCGGAGCTGAGACACTGAATGTTGTTGCCGAAATCCTTAAATCTATAGACAGAATTTCTGAAATTAAAGACGAGGAGGAAGACTCTTGA
- the ENTR1 gene encoding endosome-associated-trafficking regulator 1 isoform X3, which translates to MSGYPRRPGATPLSRARSLAIPDAPAFYERRSCLPQLDCERPHGRDLDSPFLGIRPAFMCYVPNSVLAYVGDTDDRFEDLEEANPFSFKEFLKTKNLGLSKEDPASRIYAKEASRHLLGLDHNSPPSQTGGYGLEYQQPFFEDPTGAGDLLDEEEDEDTQWSGAYLPSAIEQTHPERVPAGTLPCSTYLSFFSTPSELAGRESLPSWALSDTDSRVSPASPAGSPSADFAAHGESLGDRHLRTLQISYEALKDENSKLRRKLNEVQSFSEAQTEMVRTLERKLEAKMIKEESDYHDLESVVQQVEQNLELMTKRAVKAENHVVKLKQEISLLQVQVSNFQRENEALRCGQGASLTVVKQNADVALQNLRVVMNSAQASIKQLVSGAETLNVVAEILKSIDRISEIKDEEEDS; encoded by the exons ATGTCGGGCTACCCGCGCCGCCCGGGCGCCACCCCGCTGTCCCGAGCCCGGAGCCTCGCCATTCCCGACG CTCCAGCGTTCTATGAGCGCCGGTCTTGTCTCCCCCAGCTAGACTGTGAGCGCCCCCATGGCAGGGACCTGGACTCCCCCTTCCTCGGCATTCGGCCGGCCTTTATGTGCTATGTGCCCAACTCGGTGCTGGCTTACGTGGGAGACACAG ATGACAGATTTGAAGATCTTGAAGAAGCAAATCCATTCTCCTTTAAAGAGTTTCTGAAGACCAAGAACCTCGGCCTGTCAAAAGAGGATCCGGCCAGCAGAATTTATGCAAAG gaagccTCGAGGCATTTACTGGGACTTGACCACAACTCCCCACCCTCCCAAACCGGGGGGTATGGCCTGGAGTATCAGCAGCCATTTTTCGAGGACCCGACAGGGGCCGGTGACCTTCtggatgaggaggaggatgaggacaCCCAATGGAGTGGGGCCTACCTGCCGTCTGCCATCGAGCAGACTCACCCCGAGAGGGTCCCTGCCGGCACGTTGCCCTGCAGCacatacctttcttttttctccacccCGTCGGAGCTGGCAGGGCGTGAGTCTCTGCCCTCGTGGGCGTTGAGTGACACTGATTCTCGCGTGTCTCCGGCCTCTCCGGCAGGGAGTCCTAGCGCAGACTTTGCGGCTCATGGAGAGTCTCTGGGAGACAGGCACCTGCGGACACTGCAGATAAGTTACGAAGCA CTGAAAGATGAAAATTCTAAGCTGAGAAGAAAGCTGAATGAGGTTCAGAGCTTCTCTGAAGCTCAAACAGAAAT GGTGAGGACACTTGAGCGGAAATTAGAAGCAAAAATGATCAAGGAGGAAAGCGACTACCACGACCTGGAGTCGGTGGTTCAGCAGGTGGAGCAGAACCTGGAGCTGATGACC AAACGGGCTGTAAAGGCAGAAAACCACGTCGTGAAACTGAAACAGGAAATCAGTTTGCTCCAG GTGCAGGTCTCCAACTTCCAGCGAGAGAATGAAGCCCTGCGGTGCGGCCAGGGCGCCAGTCTTACCGTGGTGAAGCAGAACGCCGACGTGGCCTTGCAGAACCTCCGGGTGGTCATGAACAGCGCACAGGCTTCCATTAA GCAACTGGTTTCCGGAGCTGAGACACTGAATGTTGTTGCCGAAATCCTTAAATCTATAGACAGAATTTCTGAAATTAAAGACGAGGAGGAAGACTCTTGA
- the ENTR1 gene encoding endosome-associated-trafficking regulator 1 isoform X8, whose product MSGYPRRPGATPLSRARSLAIPDDDRFEDLEEANPFSFKEFLKTKNLGLSKEDPASRIYAKEASRHLLGLDHNSPPSQTGGYGLEYQQPFFEDPTGAGDLLDEEEDEDTQWSGAYLPSAIEQTHPERVPAGTLPCSTYLSFFSTPSELAGRESLPSWALSDTDSRVSPASPAGSPSADFAAHGESLGDRHLRTLQISYEALKDENSKLRRKLNEVQSFSEAQTEMVRTLERKLEAKMIKEESDYHDLESVVQQKRAVKAENHVVKLKQEISLLQVQVSNFQRENEALRCGQGASLTVVKQNADVALQNLRVVMNSAQASIKQLVSGAETLNVVAEILKSIDRISEIKDEEEDS is encoded by the exons ATGTCGGGCTACCCGCGCCGCCCGGGCGCCACCCCGCTGTCCCGAGCCCGGAGCCTCGCCATTCCCGACG ATGACAGATTTGAAGATCTTGAAGAAGCAAATCCATTCTCCTTTAAAGAGTTTCTGAAGACCAAGAACCTCGGCCTGTCAAAAGAGGATCCGGCCAGCAGAATTTATGCAAAG gaagccTCGAGGCATTTACTGGGACTTGACCACAACTCCCCACCCTCCCAAACCGGGGGGTATGGCCTGGAGTATCAGCAGCCATTTTTCGAGGACCCGACAGGGGCCGGTGACCTTCtggatgaggaggaggatgaggacaCCCAATGGAGTGGGGCCTACCTGCCGTCTGCCATCGAGCAGACTCACCCCGAGAGGGTCCCTGCCGGCACGTTGCCCTGCAGCacatacctttcttttttctccacccCGTCGGAGCTGGCAGGGCGTGAGTCTCTGCCCTCGTGGGCGTTGAGTGACACTGATTCTCGCGTGTCTCCGGCCTCTCCGGCAGGGAGTCCTAGCGCAGACTTTGCGGCTCATGGAGAGTCTCTGGGAGACAGGCACCTGCGGACACTGCAGATAAGTTACGAAGCA CTGAAAGATGAAAATTCTAAGCTGAGAAGAAAGCTGAATGAGGTTCAGAGCTTCTCTGAAGCTCAAACAGAAAT GGTGAGGACACTTGAGCGGAAATTAGAAGCAAAAATGATCAAGGAGGAAAGCGACTACCACGACCTGGAGTCGGTGGTTCAGCAG AAACGGGCTGTAAAGGCAGAAAACCACGTCGTGAAACTGAAACAGGAAATCAGTTTGCTCCAG GTGCAGGTCTCCAACTTCCAGCGAGAGAATGAAGCCCTGCGGTGCGGCCAGGGCGCCAGTCTTACCGTGGTGAAGCAGAACGCCGACGTGGCCTTGCAGAACCTCCGGGTGGTCATGAACAGCGCACAGGCTTCCATTAA GCAACTGGTTTCCGGAGCTGAGACACTGAATGTTGTTGCCGAAATCCTTAAATCTATAGACAGAATTTCTGAAATTAAAGACGAGGAGGAAGACTCTTGA
- the ENTR1 gene encoding endosome-associated-trafficking regulator 1 isoform X7: protein MSGYPRRPGATPLSRARSLAIPDAPAFYERRSCLPQLDCERPHGRDLDSPFLGIRPAFMCYVPNSVLAYVGDTDFGCGKGKCSKQSPSGAHGTHFGDDRFEDLEEANPFSFKEFLKTKNLGLSKEDPASRIYAKEASRHLLGLDHNSPPSQTGGYGLEYQQPFFEDPTGAGDLLDEEEDEDTQWSGAYLPSAIEQTHPERVPAGTLPCSTYLSFFSTPSELAGRESLPSWALSDTDSRVSPASPAGSPSADFAAHGESLGDRHLRTLQISYEALKDENSKLRRKLNEVQSFSEAQTEMVRTLERKLEAKMIKEESDYHDLESVVQQVEQNLELMTKRAVKAENHVVKLKQEISLLQATGFRS from the exons ATGTCGGGCTACCCGCGCCGCCCGGGCGCCACCCCGCTGTCCCGAGCCCGGAGCCTCGCCATTCCCGACG CTCCAGCGTTCTATGAGCGCCGGTCTTGTCTCCCCCAGCTAGACTGTGAGCGCCCCCATGGCAGGGACCTGGACTCCCCCTTCCTCGGCATTCGGCCGGCCTTTATGTGCTATGTGCCCAACTCGGTGCTGGCTTACGTGGGAGACACAG ATTTTGGCTGTGGAAAGGGGAAATGTTCTAAGCAGAGCCCGTCAGGAGCCCACGGGACACATTTTGGAG ATGACAGATTTGAAGATCTTGAAGAAGCAAATCCATTCTCCTTTAAAGAGTTTCTGAAGACCAAGAACCTCGGCCTGTCAAAAGAGGATCCGGCCAGCAGAATTTATGCAAAG gaagccTCGAGGCATTTACTGGGACTTGACCACAACTCCCCACCCTCCCAAACCGGGGGGTATGGCCTGGAGTATCAGCAGCCATTTTTCGAGGACCCGACAGGGGCCGGTGACCTTCtggatgaggaggaggatgaggacaCCCAATGGAGTGGGGCCTACCTGCCGTCTGCCATCGAGCAGACTCACCCCGAGAGGGTCCCTGCCGGCACGTTGCCCTGCAGCacatacctttcttttttctccacccCGTCGGAGCTGGCAGGGCGTGAGTCTCTGCCCTCGTGGGCGTTGAGTGACACTGATTCTCGCGTGTCTCCGGCCTCTCCGGCAGGGAGTCCTAGCGCAGACTTTGCGGCTCATGGAGAGTCTCTGGGAGACAGGCACCTGCGGACACTGCAGATAAGTTACGAAGCA CTGAAAGATGAAAATTCTAAGCTGAGAAGAAAGCTGAATGAGGTTCAGAGCTTCTCTGAAGCTCAAACAGAAAT GGTGAGGACACTTGAGCGGAAATTAGAAGCAAAAATGATCAAGGAGGAAAGCGACTACCACGACCTGGAGTCGGTGGTTCAGCAGGTGGAGCAGAACCTGGAGCTGATGACC AAACGGGCTGTAAAGGCAGAAAACCACGTCGTGAAACTGAAACAGGAAATCAGTTTGCTCCAG GCAACTGGTTTCCGGAGCTGA
- the ENTR1 gene encoding endosome-associated-trafficking regulator 1 isoform X6, translating into MSGYPRRPGATPLSRARSLAIPDDDRFEDLEEANPFSFKEFLKTKNLGLSKEDPASRIYAKEASRHLLGLDHNSPPSQTGGYGLEYQQPFFEDPTGAGDLLDEEEDEDTQWSGAYLPSAIEQTHPERVPAGTLPCSTYLSFFSTPSELAGRESLPSWALSDTDSRVSPASPAGSPSADFAAHGESLGDRHLRTLQISYEALKDENSKLRRKLNEVQSFSEAQTEMVRTLERKLEAKMIKEESDYHDLESVVQQVEQNLELMTKRAVKAENHVVKLKQEISLLQVQVSNFQRENEALRCGQGASLTVVKQNADVALQNLRVVMNSAQASIKQLVSGAETLNVVAEILKSIDRISEIKDEEEDS; encoded by the exons ATGTCGGGCTACCCGCGCCGCCCGGGCGCCACCCCGCTGTCCCGAGCCCGGAGCCTCGCCATTCCCGACG ATGACAGATTTGAAGATCTTGAAGAAGCAAATCCATTCTCCTTTAAAGAGTTTCTGAAGACCAAGAACCTCGGCCTGTCAAAAGAGGATCCGGCCAGCAGAATTTATGCAAAG gaagccTCGAGGCATTTACTGGGACTTGACCACAACTCCCCACCCTCCCAAACCGGGGGGTATGGCCTGGAGTATCAGCAGCCATTTTTCGAGGACCCGACAGGGGCCGGTGACCTTCtggatgaggaggaggatgaggacaCCCAATGGAGTGGGGCCTACCTGCCGTCTGCCATCGAGCAGACTCACCCCGAGAGGGTCCCTGCCGGCACGTTGCCCTGCAGCacatacctttcttttttctccacccCGTCGGAGCTGGCAGGGCGTGAGTCTCTGCCCTCGTGGGCGTTGAGTGACACTGATTCTCGCGTGTCTCCGGCCTCTCCGGCAGGGAGTCCTAGCGCAGACTTTGCGGCTCATGGAGAGTCTCTGGGAGACAGGCACCTGCGGACACTGCAGATAAGTTACGAAGCA CTGAAAGATGAAAATTCTAAGCTGAGAAGAAAGCTGAATGAGGTTCAGAGCTTCTCTGAAGCTCAAACAGAAAT GGTGAGGACACTTGAGCGGAAATTAGAAGCAAAAATGATCAAGGAGGAAAGCGACTACCACGACCTGGAGTCGGTGGTTCAGCAGGTGGAGCAGAACCTGGAGCTGATGACC AAACGGGCTGTAAAGGCAGAAAACCACGTCGTGAAACTGAAACAGGAAATCAGTTTGCTCCAG GTGCAGGTCTCCAACTTCCAGCGAGAGAATGAAGCCCTGCGGTGCGGCCAGGGCGCCAGTCTTACCGTGGTGAAGCAGAACGCCGACGTGGCCTTGCAGAACCTCCGGGTGGTCATGAACAGCGCACAGGCTTCCATTAA GCAACTGGTTTCCGGAGCTGAGACACTGAATGTTGTTGCCGAAATCCTTAAATCTATAGACAGAATTTCTGAAATTAAAGACGAGGAGGAAGACTCTTGA
- the ENTR1 gene encoding endosome-associated-trafficking regulator 1 isoform X1 yields the protein MSGYPRRPGATPLSRARSLAIPDAPAFYERRSCLPQLDCERPHGRDLDSPFLGIRPAFMCYVPNSVLAYVGDTDFGCGKGKCSKQSPSGAHGTHFGDDRFEDLEEANPFSFKEFLKTKNLGLSKEDPASRIYAKEASRHLLGLDHNSPPSQTGGYGLEYQQPFFEDPTGAGDLLDEEEDEDTQWSGAYLPSAIEQTHPERVPAGTLPCSTYLSFFSTPSELAGRESLPSWALSDTDSRVSPASPAGSPSADFAAHGESLGDRHLRTLQISYEALKDENSKLRRKLNEVQSFSEAQTEMVRTLERKLEAKMIKEESDYHDLESVVQQVEQNLELMTKRAVKAENHVVKLKQEISLLQVQVSNFQRENEALRCGQGASLTVVKQNADVALQNLRVVMNSAQASIKQLVSGAETLNVVAEILKSIDRISEIKDEEEDS from the exons ATGTCGGGCTACCCGCGCCGCCCGGGCGCCACCCCGCTGTCCCGAGCCCGGAGCCTCGCCATTCCCGACG CTCCAGCGTTCTATGAGCGCCGGTCTTGTCTCCCCCAGCTAGACTGTGAGCGCCCCCATGGCAGGGACCTGGACTCCCCCTTCCTCGGCATTCGGCCGGCCTTTATGTGCTATGTGCCCAACTCGGTGCTGGCTTACGTGGGAGACACAG ATTTTGGCTGTGGAAAGGGGAAATGTTCTAAGCAGAGCCCGTCAGGAGCCCACGGGACACATTTTGGAG ATGACAGATTTGAAGATCTTGAAGAAGCAAATCCATTCTCCTTTAAAGAGTTTCTGAAGACCAAGAACCTCGGCCTGTCAAAAGAGGATCCGGCCAGCAGAATTTATGCAAAG gaagccTCGAGGCATTTACTGGGACTTGACCACAACTCCCCACCCTCCCAAACCGGGGGGTATGGCCTGGAGTATCAGCAGCCATTTTTCGAGGACCCGACAGGGGCCGGTGACCTTCtggatgaggaggaggatgaggacaCCCAATGGAGTGGGGCCTACCTGCCGTCTGCCATCGAGCAGACTCACCCCGAGAGGGTCCCTGCCGGCACGTTGCCCTGCAGCacatacctttcttttttctccacccCGTCGGAGCTGGCAGGGCGTGAGTCTCTGCCCTCGTGGGCGTTGAGTGACACTGATTCTCGCGTGTCTCCGGCCTCTCCGGCAGGGAGTCCTAGCGCAGACTTTGCGGCTCATGGAGAGTCTCTGGGAGACAGGCACCTGCGGACACTGCAGATAAGTTACGAAGCA CTGAAAGATGAAAATTCTAAGCTGAGAAGAAAGCTGAATGAGGTTCAGAGCTTCTCTGAAGCTCAAACAGAAAT GGTGAGGACACTTGAGCGGAAATTAGAAGCAAAAATGATCAAGGAGGAAAGCGACTACCACGACCTGGAGTCGGTGGTTCAGCAGGTGGAGCAGAACCTGGAGCTGATGACC AAACGGGCTGTAAAGGCAGAAAACCACGTCGTGAAACTGAAACAGGAAATCAGTTTGCTCCAG GTGCAGGTCTCCAACTTCCAGCGAGAGAATGAAGCCCTGCGGTGCGGCCAGGGCGCCAGTCTTACCGTGGTGAAGCAGAACGCCGACGTGGCCTTGCAGAACCTCCGGGTGGTCATGAACAGCGCACAGGCTTCCATTAA GCAACTGGTTTCCGGAGCTGAGACACTGAATGTTGTTGCCGAAATCCTTAAATCTATAGACAGAATTTCTGAAATTAAAGACGAGGAGGAAGACTCTTGA
- the ENTR1 gene encoding endosome-associated-trafficking regulator 1 isoform X4, which produces MSGYPRRPGATPLSRARSLAIPDAPAFYERRSCLPQLDCERPHGRDLDSPFLGIRPAFMCYVPNSVLAYVGDTDDRFEDLEEANPFSFKEFLKTKNLGLSKEDPASRIYAKEASRHLLGLDHNSPPSQTGGYGLEYQQPFFEDPTGAGDLLDEEEDEDTQWSGAYLPSAIEQTHPERVPAGTLPCSTYLSFFSTPSELAGRESLPSWALSDTDSRVSPASPAGSPSADFAAHGESLGDRHLRTLQISYEALKDENSKLRRKLNEVQSFSEAQTEMVRTLERKLEAKMIKEESDYHDLESVVQQKRAVKAENHVVKLKQEISLLQVQVSNFQRENEALRCGQGASLTVVKQNADVALQNLRVVMNSAQASIKQLVSGAETLNVVAEILKSIDRISEIKDEEEDS; this is translated from the exons ATGTCGGGCTACCCGCGCCGCCCGGGCGCCACCCCGCTGTCCCGAGCCCGGAGCCTCGCCATTCCCGACG CTCCAGCGTTCTATGAGCGCCGGTCTTGTCTCCCCCAGCTAGACTGTGAGCGCCCCCATGGCAGGGACCTGGACTCCCCCTTCCTCGGCATTCGGCCGGCCTTTATGTGCTATGTGCCCAACTCGGTGCTGGCTTACGTGGGAGACACAG ATGACAGATTTGAAGATCTTGAAGAAGCAAATCCATTCTCCTTTAAAGAGTTTCTGAAGACCAAGAACCTCGGCCTGTCAAAAGAGGATCCGGCCAGCAGAATTTATGCAAAG gaagccTCGAGGCATTTACTGGGACTTGACCACAACTCCCCACCCTCCCAAACCGGGGGGTATGGCCTGGAGTATCAGCAGCCATTTTTCGAGGACCCGACAGGGGCCGGTGACCTTCtggatgaggaggaggatgaggacaCCCAATGGAGTGGGGCCTACCTGCCGTCTGCCATCGAGCAGACTCACCCCGAGAGGGTCCCTGCCGGCACGTTGCCCTGCAGCacatacctttcttttttctccacccCGTCGGAGCTGGCAGGGCGTGAGTCTCTGCCCTCGTGGGCGTTGAGTGACACTGATTCTCGCGTGTCTCCGGCCTCTCCGGCAGGGAGTCCTAGCGCAGACTTTGCGGCTCATGGAGAGTCTCTGGGAGACAGGCACCTGCGGACACTGCAGATAAGTTACGAAGCA CTGAAAGATGAAAATTCTAAGCTGAGAAGAAAGCTGAATGAGGTTCAGAGCTTCTCTGAAGCTCAAACAGAAAT GGTGAGGACACTTGAGCGGAAATTAGAAGCAAAAATGATCAAGGAGGAAAGCGACTACCACGACCTGGAGTCGGTGGTTCAGCAG AAACGGGCTGTAAAGGCAGAAAACCACGTCGTGAAACTGAAACAGGAAATCAGTTTGCTCCAG GTGCAGGTCTCCAACTTCCAGCGAGAGAATGAAGCCCTGCGGTGCGGCCAGGGCGCCAGTCTTACCGTGGTGAAGCAGAACGCCGACGTGGCCTTGCAGAACCTCCGGGTGGTCATGAACAGCGCACAGGCTTCCATTAA GCAACTGGTTTCCGGAGCTGAGACACTGAATGTTGTTGCCGAAATCCTTAAATCTATAGACAGAATTTCTGAAATTAAAGACGAGGAGGAAGACTCTTGA
- the ENTR1 gene encoding endosome-associated-trafficking regulator 1 isoform X2, protein MSGYPRRPGATPLSRARSLAIPDAPAFYERRSCLPQLDCERPHGRDLDSPFLGIRPAFMCYVPNSVLAYVGDTDFGCGKGKCSKQSPSGAHGTHFGDDRFEDLEEANPFSFKEFLKTKNLGLSKEDPASRIYAKEASRHLLGLDHNSPPSQTGGYGLEYQQPFFEDPTGAGDLLDEEEDEDTQWSGAYLPSAIEQTHPERVPAGTLPCSTYLSFFSTPSELAGRESLPSWALSDTDSRVSPASPAGSPSADFAAHGESLGDRHLRTLQISYEALKDENSKLRRKLNEVQSFSEAQTEMVRTLERKLEAKMIKEESDYHDLESVVQQKRAVKAENHVVKLKQEISLLQVQVSNFQRENEALRCGQGASLTVVKQNADVALQNLRVVMNSAQASIKQLVSGAETLNVVAEILKSIDRISEIKDEEEDS, encoded by the exons ATGTCGGGCTACCCGCGCCGCCCGGGCGCCACCCCGCTGTCCCGAGCCCGGAGCCTCGCCATTCCCGACG CTCCAGCGTTCTATGAGCGCCGGTCTTGTCTCCCCCAGCTAGACTGTGAGCGCCCCCATGGCAGGGACCTGGACTCCCCCTTCCTCGGCATTCGGCCGGCCTTTATGTGCTATGTGCCCAACTCGGTGCTGGCTTACGTGGGAGACACAG ATTTTGGCTGTGGAAAGGGGAAATGTTCTAAGCAGAGCCCGTCAGGAGCCCACGGGACACATTTTGGAG ATGACAGATTTGAAGATCTTGAAGAAGCAAATCCATTCTCCTTTAAAGAGTTTCTGAAGACCAAGAACCTCGGCCTGTCAAAAGAGGATCCGGCCAGCAGAATTTATGCAAAG gaagccTCGAGGCATTTACTGGGACTTGACCACAACTCCCCACCCTCCCAAACCGGGGGGTATGGCCTGGAGTATCAGCAGCCATTTTTCGAGGACCCGACAGGGGCCGGTGACCTTCtggatgaggaggaggatgaggacaCCCAATGGAGTGGGGCCTACCTGCCGTCTGCCATCGAGCAGACTCACCCCGAGAGGGTCCCTGCCGGCACGTTGCCCTGCAGCacatacctttcttttttctccacccCGTCGGAGCTGGCAGGGCGTGAGTCTCTGCCCTCGTGGGCGTTGAGTGACACTGATTCTCGCGTGTCTCCGGCCTCTCCGGCAGGGAGTCCTAGCGCAGACTTTGCGGCTCATGGAGAGTCTCTGGGAGACAGGCACCTGCGGACACTGCAGATAAGTTACGAAGCA CTGAAAGATGAAAATTCTAAGCTGAGAAGAAAGCTGAATGAGGTTCAGAGCTTCTCTGAAGCTCAAACAGAAAT GGTGAGGACACTTGAGCGGAAATTAGAAGCAAAAATGATCAAGGAGGAAAGCGACTACCACGACCTGGAGTCGGTGGTTCAGCAG AAACGGGCTGTAAAGGCAGAAAACCACGTCGTGAAACTGAAACAGGAAATCAGTTTGCTCCAG GTGCAGGTCTCCAACTTCCAGCGAGAGAATGAAGCCCTGCGGTGCGGCCAGGGCGCCAGTCTTACCGTGGTGAAGCAGAACGCCGACGTGGCCTTGCAGAACCTCCGGGTGGTCATGAACAGCGCACAGGCTTCCATTAA GCAACTGGTTTCCGGAGCTGAGACACTGAATGTTGTTGCCGAAATCCTTAAATCTATAGACAGAATTTCTGAAATTAAAGACGAGGAGGAAGACTCTTGA
- the ENTR1 gene encoding endosome-associated-trafficking regulator 1 isoform X9 codes for MSGYPRRPGATPLSRARSLAIPDAPAFYERRSCLPQLDCERPHGRDLDSPFLGIRPAFMCYVPNSVLAYVGDTDFGCGKGKCSKQSPSGAHGTHFGDDRFEDLEEANPFSFKEFLKTKNLGLSKEDPASRIYAKEASRHLLGLDHNSPPSQTGGYGLEYQQPFFEDPTGAGDLLDEEEDEDTQWSGAYLPSAIEQTHPERVPAGTLPCSTYLSFFSTPSELAGRESLPSWALSDTDSRVSPASPAGSPSADFAAHGESLGDRHLRTLQISYEALKDENSKLRRKLNEVQSFSEAQTEMVRTLERKLEAKMIKEESDYHDLESVVQQKRAVKAENHVVKLKQEISLLQATGFRS; via the exons ATGTCGGGCTACCCGCGCCGCCCGGGCGCCACCCCGCTGTCCCGAGCCCGGAGCCTCGCCATTCCCGACG CTCCAGCGTTCTATGAGCGCCGGTCTTGTCTCCCCCAGCTAGACTGTGAGCGCCCCCATGGCAGGGACCTGGACTCCCCCTTCCTCGGCATTCGGCCGGCCTTTATGTGCTATGTGCCCAACTCGGTGCTGGCTTACGTGGGAGACACAG ATTTTGGCTGTGGAAAGGGGAAATGTTCTAAGCAGAGCCCGTCAGGAGCCCACGGGACACATTTTGGAG ATGACAGATTTGAAGATCTTGAAGAAGCAAATCCATTCTCCTTTAAAGAGTTTCTGAAGACCAAGAACCTCGGCCTGTCAAAAGAGGATCCGGCCAGCAGAATTTATGCAAAG gaagccTCGAGGCATTTACTGGGACTTGACCACAACTCCCCACCCTCCCAAACCGGGGGGTATGGCCTGGAGTATCAGCAGCCATTTTTCGAGGACCCGACAGGGGCCGGTGACCTTCtggatgaggaggaggatgaggacaCCCAATGGAGTGGGGCCTACCTGCCGTCTGCCATCGAGCAGACTCACCCCGAGAGGGTCCCTGCCGGCACGTTGCCCTGCAGCacatacctttcttttttctccacccCGTCGGAGCTGGCAGGGCGTGAGTCTCTGCCCTCGTGGGCGTTGAGTGACACTGATTCTCGCGTGTCTCCGGCCTCTCCGGCAGGGAGTCCTAGCGCAGACTTTGCGGCTCATGGAGAGTCTCTGGGAGACAGGCACCTGCGGACACTGCAGATAAGTTACGAAGCA CTGAAAGATGAAAATTCTAAGCTGAGAAGAAAGCTGAATGAGGTTCAGAGCTTCTCTGAAGCTCAAACAGAAAT GGTGAGGACACTTGAGCGGAAATTAGAAGCAAAAATGATCAAGGAGGAAAGCGACTACCACGACCTGGAGTCGGTGGTTCAGCAG AAACGGGCTGTAAAGGCAGAAAACCACGTCGTGAAACTGAAACAGGAAATCAGTTTGCTCCAG GCAACTGGTTTCCGGAGCTGA